The following are encoded together in the Robertmurraya sp. FSL R5-0851 genome:
- a CDS encoding cytochrome C assembly family protein, protein MFDYYMTRLHELTVVLYAFCVLLYFIDFLHHNRKANRVAFWLLAFVWLLQTMFLFLYMLKTGRFPVLTIFEGLYFYAWVLITLSLGINRLLRVDFIVFFTNVLGFIILAIHTFAPVQFESHVMAEQLISELLLIHITLAILSYGAFSLSFVFSFLYLIQYNLLKKKKWGARLLRITDLSKLEHMSYVLNVIGVPMLMLAVILGIQWAYLKIPEMFWLDAKVIGSFGVLIAYSIYLYLRVSKELYGRSLALWNIASFLIVLINFFLIGNLSSFHFWYT, encoded by the coding sequence ATGTTTGACTACTATATGACGAGGCTGCATGAGCTGACCGTTGTCCTGTATGCTTTCTGCGTGCTCTTATATTTTATTGATTTCTTACACCATAACCGGAAGGCAAATCGTGTTGCCTTCTGGTTACTTGCATTTGTGTGGTTACTTCAAACAATGTTTTTATTTTTGTACATGTTAAAAACCGGTCGTTTCCCGGTGCTTACTATATTTGAAGGGCTCTACTTTTATGCATGGGTGCTAATTACATTGTCACTAGGAATCAATCGGTTACTACGTGTGGATTTCATTGTGTTTTTTACAAATGTATTGGGGTTTATTATTCTAGCTATCCATACATTTGCACCTGTACAATTTGAATCTCATGTGATGGCCGAGCAACTCATCTCAGAGCTTTTATTGATTCATATAACACTTGCCATTCTTTCTTATGGAGCTTTTTCCCTTTCTTTTGTCTTCTCTTTTCTTTATTTGATTCAGTACAACTTACTAAAGAAAAAGAAGTGGGGAGCTAGACTGTTAAGAATTACTGATTTATCTAAGCTTGAGCATATGTCATATGTTTTAAATGTCATTGGTGTGCCTATGCTAATGCTAGCAGTGATATTAGGAATTCAATGGGCATACTTAAAAATTCCTGAGATGTTTTGGTTAGATGCAAAGGTCATTGGTTCATTTGGTGTCCTGATTGCATATAGCATTTATTTATACTTACGTGTTAGCAAGGAGCTGTACGGAAGGTCATTGGCTCTTTGGAATATTGCTTCATTCTTAATTGTTTTAATCAATTTCTTTTTAATAGGCAACTTATCATCCTTCCACTTTTGGTACACTTGA
- the yihA gene encoding ribosome biogenesis GTP-binding protein YihA/YsxC codes for MKVTSSEIVISAVKPDQYPVEPIPEFALAGRSNVGKSSFINKMLNRKGLARISSKPGKTQTLNFYIVNEVLHFVDVPGYGYAKVSKKEREAWGKMLETYLTTREQLKAVLLIVDLRHPPTADDIMMYDFLKHYEIPCIVIATKADKISKTKRAQHLKITKEKLELHPHDTIIQFSSETGEGKDKAWATIASYM; via the coding sequence ATGAAAGTAACAAGCTCAGAAATTGTCATAAGTGCGGTAAAGCCTGATCAGTACCCGGTTGAACCAATTCCTGAATTTGCCTTAGCTGGTCGCTCCAATGTAGGCAAATCATCATTTATTAACAAAATGCTCAATCGTAAAGGATTAGCAAGAATTTCTTCCAAGCCTGGTAAAACACAAACGCTGAACTTTTATATCGTTAATGAAGTCCTTCATTTTGTCGATGTACCAGGATATGGTTATGCAAAGGTTTCTAAAAAGGAACGGGAAGCATGGGGGAAAATGCTTGAAACGTATTTAACGACGAGAGAGCAGCTAAAGGCTGTGCTATTAATTGTTGATTTACGTCACCCTCCAACGGCAGATGATATCATGATGTATGATTTCTTAAAGCATTATGAAATTCCATGTATTGTCATTGCCACAAAGGCTGATAAAATTTCTAAAACAAAAAGAGCACAGCATTTGAAAATAACAAAAGAAAAGCTCGAATTACACCCGCATGATACGATTATTCAGTTTTCTTCTGAAACAGGAGAAGGAAAAGATAAAGCGTGGGCAACCATTGCGAGTTATATGTAA
- a CDS encoding LiaI-LiaF-like domain-containing protein, whose translation MKNQRIFPGIILIGFGVYFFLQQANIALFQQFYTWPTLLVIVGVSFLSQGYGAKDYEAILPGVILTGFGLHFHIINHFQLWPNHIGTFILIIALGFLLRYQKVRSGLFQGILFLVLALLLLFYDKITAWLGILENTVTIAWKSWPVVLVIIGFYLLFIRKK comes from the coding sequence ATGAAAAATCAACGAATCTTTCCTGGAATCATCCTTATTGGTTTTGGTGTTTATTTCTTTTTACAACAGGCGAACATCGCTCTTTTTCAACAGTTTTACACATGGCCAACTCTGCTAGTAATCGTTGGCGTTTCCTTTCTCTCTCAAGGGTATGGGGCGAAGGATTATGAAGCTATTCTGCCTGGTGTCATTCTTACCGGATTTGGTCTTCATTTCCATATCATTAACCATTTTCAACTATGGCCAAATCATATTGGAACATTTATCCTAATTATTGCGCTTGGATTCTTATTACGTTACCAGAAGGTGCGTTCAGGACTTTTTCAAGGAATATTATTTCTTGTCCTCGCATTATTGCTTCTATTTTACGATAAAATTACCGCATGGCTAGGTATCCTTGAGAATACAGTTACAATCGCTTGGAAGTCTTGGCCAGTTGTGTTGGTGATCATTGGCTTTTACCTACTTTTTATCAGAAAAAAATAA
- the hemA gene encoding glutamyl-tRNA reductase, with amino-acid sequence MHILVIGLNYKTAPVEIRERLTFNPSQLGEAMNALKEKKSVLENVIVSTCNRTEIYAVVDQLHTGRYYIKEFLSEWFSIEQSEFSPYLFIYEHDGAMEHLFSVTCGLNSMVLGETQILGQVRTSFLLAQEHATVGTVFNQLFKQAVTLAKKAHSETDIGANAVSVSYAAVELAKKIFGSLNKKNVLILGAGKMGELAIQHLHANGASKVTVINRTYEKAQNLADRFEGEAKTLEELQCSLIDADILISSTGAKEFVITKDMMTQVEKLRKGKPLFMVDIAVPRDLDPALAELESVFLYDIDDLEGIVEANLQERKRAAAQIMMMIEEEIVDFKQWLNLLGVVPIISALREKALTIQSGTMESLERKLPHLSDRDFKVLNKHTKSIINQMLKDPILQAKELAARKDSEQALDLFVKIFNIDELVKEQQVLREAEPNRVVLTNQQPSFQS; translated from the coding sequence ATGCATATATTAGTGATCGGTCTTAATTATAAAACTGCCCCTGTTGAAATTCGTGAGCGTTTGACATTTAACCCTTCGCAGTTAGGGGAAGCAATGAACGCTCTTAAAGAAAAAAAGAGTGTGTTAGAGAATGTAATTGTCTCTACTTGTAACCGAACAGAAATCTATGCGGTTGTTGATCAACTACACACAGGCAGATATTATATAAAAGAATTTCTTTCAGAATGGTTTTCAATTGAGCAAAGCGAATTTTCACCATACTTATTTATATACGAACATGACGGTGCAATGGAACACTTATTTAGTGTAACTTGCGGATTGAACTCAATGGTATTAGGTGAGACACAAATCCTTGGTCAAGTTCGTACAAGCTTTTTATTAGCTCAAGAACATGCAACCGTTGGTACAGTTTTTAACCAGCTTTTTAAACAAGCAGTAACCTTAGCTAAAAAAGCACATTCAGAGACTGATATTGGTGCGAATGCGGTTTCGGTAAGTTATGCAGCGGTAGAATTAGCGAAGAAAATCTTTGGTTCCTTAAATAAAAAGAATGTGTTAATTCTTGGTGCAGGTAAGATGGGGGAACTCGCCATACAACATCTACATGCAAATGGAGCTAGTAAGGTAACGGTTATTAATCGCACGTATGAAAAGGCTCAGAATTTAGCTGATCGTTTCGAAGGTGAAGCTAAAACACTAGAAGAGCTTCAGTGTTCTTTAATCGATGCAGATATATTGATAAGTTCAACCGGTGCAAAGGAATTTGTTATTACAAAAGATATGATGACTCAAGTAGAAAAGCTGCGTAAAGGAAAGCCTTTATTCATGGTTGATATTGCGGTTCCACGTGATTTGGACCCAGCATTAGCTGAGCTTGAGAGTGTCTTCTTATATGATATAGATGATTTGGAGGGAATCGTTGAAGCGAACCTTCAAGAACGAAAACGTGCAGCTGCACAAATAATGATGATGATTGAAGAAGAAATTGTTGACTTTAAACAATGGCTAAATTTACTTGGAGTTGTCCCTATTATTTCTGCTCTACGTGAAAAGGCACTTACAATTCAGTCCGGGACAATGGAGAGCTTAGAACGAAAGCTTCCTCATCTGTCTGACCGTGATTTTAAAGTATTAAATAAACATACGAAAAGTATTATAAATCAAATGCTAAAAGATCCAATCCTTCAAGCAAAGGAATTAGCCGCTCGAAAAGATTCAGAACAAGCGTTAGATTTGTTTGTGAAAATTTTTAATATTGATGAACTTGTAAAAGAGCAACAAGTTCTGAGAGAAGCGGAACCAAATCGAGTGGTTTTAACAAACCAACAGCCTTCCTTTCAATCATAA